One stretch of Daphnia pulicaria isolate SC F1-1A chromosome 6, SC_F0-13Bv2, whole genome shotgun sequence DNA includes these proteins:
- the LOC124342041 gene encoding uncharacterized protein LOC124342041, whose product MPNSDLLVASPPVSLSPQVVVRDGIPNSDLPVVSPPVSLSPQVVVPEENPLGDDEVDGVLASMDMDFNTPPSSPPVSFLQSWTISEFQRIEDRRRSNLLRGVQLKTRYEKFKKNRQNAEAALERSKRNEAWAKKELASFRSKMCKDEAEAQRMFGDVI is encoded by the exons ATGCCCAACTCTG ATTTGCTTGTTGCTTCTCCCCCCGTTTCTTTGTCTCCTCAAGTGGTTGTCCGTGATGGAATACCCAATTCTG aTTTGCCTGTTGTTTCTCCCCCCGTCTCTTTGTCTCCTCAAGTGGTTGTCCCTGAAGAAAATCCACTGGGTGATGACGAAGTTGACGGGGTTTTAGCATCCATGGATATGGATTTCAATACCCCGCCGTCTTCCCCACCTGTCTCCTTTCTTCAATCTTGGACGATTTCAGAATTTCAGAGGATTGAAGATAGGAGAAGATCCAATCTATTACGTGGAGTGCAGCTGAAAACTCGGTacgaaaaatttaagaaaaaccgACAGAA tgcTGAAGCTGCTTTGGAAAGATCTAAGCGGAATGAGGCATGGGCCAAAAAGGAGCTGGCTTCATTCCGCTCCAAAATGTGCAAGGATGAAGCTGAGGCACAGAGAATGTTTGGAGATGTGATTTAG
- the LOC124342042 gene encoding ATP-dependent DNA helicase PIF1-like, translated as MPERLRQLFVDICLFCNPTDALYLFERSLPQLMEDFIRNGHDAEIAKNLTLKFIQDKLLLNNQTMENLSLPVPDFQLIHRLIAAQLEENAEISMREKRRLGELMVSQLNEGQRAAFDQVMAAVNDTENAIPHQYFLDGPGGTGKTFLYNTLITVLQGQGKTVIAVASTGIASTLLIDDTTYHSQFKIYPPITEATRSKIEDGSFLAHLIRSAVLIISDEATMKTNHALSAFNFLFQKLHKNNLPHGGKVLLLGGDFRQCLPVVRHGNRVTVLEVTIRNNDTWPQFQQLRLTQNMRTVAGSQDYADWLIQLGNGTLPTHPKLNIPDMIEIPKEFFNYNRSLVEHVFGDPAQLLDPVVSQQICSRAILCPKNGDCLRINNQIIKDMPGTLHEYRSIDTIDSDDPEEISNYPTEVLNSFDVSGIPTHLLKMKVGAVIILLKNIDSRQGLCNGTRLIIRALRENLIVAEIAAGKNKGHIVYIPRMMMSPTDSDLPVILKRLQFPVLLAFAMTITKSQGQTFDRVGILLPEPVFSHGQLYVAFSRATSKDGVRVEIAESGKQGKLLKNHPTATEEEKKKVFTLNVVFKEVLL; from the exons ATGCCAGAACGATTGCGACagctttttgttgacatttgtcTGTTTTGCAATCCTACGGATGCTCTTTATCTCTTTGAGCGATCTTTGCCTCAGCTAATGGAAGATTTTATTCGTAATGGTCACGACGCCGAAATAGCAAAAAACTtgactttgaaatttattcaagACAAGCTACTTCTCAACAATCAAACGATGGAAAATCTCTCATTGCCTGTTCCTGATTTTCAGCTTATTCATCGTCTTATCGCGGCTCAACTCGAAGAAAATGCTGAAATTTCtatgagagagaagagaagattaGGTGAATTGATGGTTAGTCAGTTGAACGAAGGTCAACGGGCTGCCTTCGATCAAGTCATGGCTGCCGTCAACGATACTGAAAATGCAATTCCGCATCAGTATTTCTTGGATGGCCCTGGAGGAACGGGGAAGACGTTCCTGTACAACACTCTCATCACCGTACTGCAGGGACAAGGGAAAACAGTGATCGCCGTTGCGTCTACCGGCATCGCTTCTACGTTGTTGATTGACGACACAACGTATCATTCCCAATTCAAGATTTACCCTCCAATCACTgaagcgaccagatcaaaaATCGAAGATGGTAGCTTCCTCGCCCATTTGATCAGAAGTGCAGTTCTCATCATTTCTGACGAAGCCACCATGAAGACAAATCACGCCCTTAGTGCTTTCAATTTCCTGTTCCAAAAGTTGCACAAGAACAATCTTCCTCACGGTGGTAAAGTGCTCCTTCTTGGTGGCGATTTTCGTCAGTGTTTACCGGTCGTCCGACACGGAAACAGGGTGACAGTGCTGGAAGTCACTATCCGAAACAATGACACTTGGCCTCAGTTTCAACAACTTCGTCTGACTCAAAATATGCGTACCGTGGCCGGCAGTCAAGACTACGCCGATTGGCTCATTCAGCTTGGAAACGGAACTCTACCGACGCATCCAAAATTGAACATCCCCGATATGATTGAAATTCctaaagaatttttcaattataacCGGAGTTTAGTCGAGCACGTCTTTGGTGATCCTGCTCAACTGTTAGATCCTGTCGTATCTCAACAAATATGCAGTCGCGCTATTCTTTGTCCGAAAAACGGCGATTGCTTACGAATCAACAATCAGATCATCAAAGACATGCCCGGTACGCTTCATGAGTACAGAAGCATCGATACCATCGACTCTGACGACcctgaagaaatttcaaattacccAACCGAAGTTCTCAACTCCTTTGACGTCTCCGGAATTCCCACCCATTTGCTGAAAATGAAAGTGGGAGCCGTCATCATTCTTCTGAAGAATATCGATTCGCGTCAGGGACTTTGCAATGGGACCCGGCTCATCATCAGGGCGCTTAGAGAAAATCTGATCGTTGCAGAAATTGCTGCTGGAAAAAACAAGGGGCACATCGTCTACATCCCGCGGATGATGATGTCCCCAACTGATTCGGATCTTCCAGTCATCCTCAAGAGGCTCCAGTTTCCCGTTTTGTTGGCGTTTGCGATGACCATCACAAAGTCACAGGGCCAAACGTTTGATCGGGTCGGAATATTACTTCCAGAACCCGTCTTCAGTCATGGCCAGCTGTATGTGGCCTTCTCCAGAGCTACATCGAAAGAcg GAGTCCGAGTCGAGATTGCTGAGTCTGGGAAACAAGGCAAGCTTCTCAAAAATCATCCGACAGCcaccgaagaagaaaagaaaaaggtgttTACTTTAAATGTTGTCTTTAAAGAAGTTTTATTGTAA